The genomic region CGCCCGGGCGGCCATCGCGTCGAGCAGCTCGTCGAGGTCCTGCGGCTGCTCGGGGAAGTGCCGGCCGTGCGCGGCCATGAACTCGTCGAAGTCCTGCTGGGTGTCCTCGCCGCGCTCGCGCTTCTCGAGCAGCTCGTTGAGGTCCGAGAGCATCGCGTCGATCGCGGCGCGGTCCTCGTCGGTGGCGTTCTCGAGGGCCTGCTTCATGCCCTGGAAGCGCTGGTCGAGCAGCTCGCGGCCCAGCAGGTCCTTGATCTGCTCGTAGGCCTCGCGTGCCTGCGTGCTCTGCCAGTCGTAGGAGCCCAGCTCGCTCACCGCGGCCGCGGGGTTGGGCGGCAGGCTGTCGAGCTGCATCTCGCGCAGCGCCCGGTCGCCGTCGTCCATGGCGACGTCGCGGGCCAGCTGCTTGCGCTCCTCGAGCACCGCGGTGTCGAGGAGCTCGCGGATCTCCTGGAGGGTGCCGTCGAGGTCGTGCTCGGCCAGCAGCCGGCGGCGCCGCTCGGCGACCCGCCTGGCCAGGTCGTCGAGGCCCTCCCGGTCGCCGGCCCCACGGCGCAGCAGCTCGCGCAGCGCGCGCTCGGGGCTGTAGCCGGCCATCACGTCCTCGCCGATCTCGTCGAGCGCCTCGGCGAGGTCGACCGGGGGCGCGAGCGGGTCGGGGCCGCCGTCGTAGCGGCCGTAGCGCGTCGCGCGTCGCTGCGACCAGATGTCAGCCATACACGCTCTCACCGCGCCCGGAAGCCTTGCTGACCCGCCGGGCCAGGAAGAGCCCCTCCAGGGCCAGCTCGATCGCGCCGGCGCGGTGCCCGTCGGTGGTGGCCTCGAGCCGGTCGCAGATGTCGTCGTAGAGCTCCGACTCCCCCAGCACCGGCAGGCCGGCCAGGAAGTCGCGGGCGGTGACCTGCTCACCGGTGGTCACCATCTGGCCGGCCTCGAGGGCGTCGACCAGCACGCCCATGTCGAGGCCGCGCAGGTGCACGCGCACGGTCTCGGCGACCGCGGTGCGCAGCAGGTGGGTGAGGATCTCGGCCTCGCGGCCCTCCTCGCCGCTCTCGAACTCGATCTTGCCGCCCAGCACGTCGACGGCGGTCTCGAGGTCGACCACACGGGCCACGGCGGCCTCCTCGCCCTGGGCGGTGGCCCGGTGCAGCGCGGCGGCCGCGATCGTCTCGGCGCCGGCGATCGCGAAGCGGGCCGAGACGCCCGAGCGCTGGTCGACCGAGCTCGACTCGCGCAGGTGGCGGGTGAAGCGGGCCAGGATCTCGACGAGGTGGTCGGGCACGTCGACGAGGGCCGGGTCGATGGCGGCCTCCTGGCGGATCACCGCGACCTCGTCGTGCAGCTCGGTCGGGTAGTGGGTGCGGATCTCGGCGCCGAAGCGGTCCTTGAGCGGGGTGATGATGCGTCCGCGGTTGGTGTAGTCCTCGGGGTTCGCGCTGGCCACGACGAGCACGTCGAGGGGCAGCCGCAGCACGTAGCCGCGGACCTGGATGTCGCGCTCCTCCATCACGTTGAGCATCGCGACCTGGATCCGCTCGGCGAGGTCGGGCAGCTCGTTGATGGCCACGATGCCGCGGTGGCTGCGCGGCACCAGCCCGTAGTGGATGGTCTCGGGGTCGCCGAGCGAGCGGCCCTCGGCCACCTTCATCGGGTCGACGTCCCCGATCAGGTCGGCCACCGAGGTGTCGGGGGTGGCCAGCTTCTCGGCGTAGCGCTCCTCGCGGGCGCGCCACTCGACCGGCAGGTCGTCGCCGAGCTCGAGGGCCCGGCGGCGCGAGGCCACGGTGATCGGCTCGTAGGGGTGCTCGCCCAGGTCGGAGCCGGCGATCACGGGGGTCCACTCGTCGAGCAGGCCGACCATCGTGCGCAGCAGCCGGGTCTTGCCCTGGCCGCGCTCGCCCAGCAGCACCACGTCGTGCCCGGCGATCAGGGCCCGCTCGAGCTGGGGCACCACGGTGTCCTCGAAGCCGTGCAGGCCGGGCCACGGGTCGCGCCCCTCGCGCAGGTGGGCCAGCAGGTTGTCGCGCAGCTCGGTGCGCAGCGGCCGGTGCTCGTGGCCCGACGCGCGCAGCTCACCGAGCGTGGCGATCGTGGGCCGGGGGGTGGCGGGCGCGGTCTCGGCGGAGGTCACGTCGACCACGCTACTGCGCCCACCAACCTCGATGTCCGGCGAGACGGACGCCGGCTCAGTCGCGCGCCGGCACCACCATCACCGCGCCGTGCGCGTGCTCGAGCACCGAGGTGACCACCGACGGGAAGAGCGCCTCGCCCAGCGCGTGCTGGCGGTGGTAGCCCAGCACCACCAGGTCGCGGTCCTTCGACTCGGCCACCAGCACCTGGTCGGCGAGGCCGCGCACGATGCGCACCTCGACCTGCACGTCGGGGTGCTTCTCGGCCAGGCCGGCGGTCGTCTCGGCGACCAGGGCGCGCACGTCGGCGGCGTCGTCGGTCTCGTCGACGACCATCGCTCCGGCGTAGGCGACCCGGGCGTCCCAGAAGCAGTGCAGCACCGTGAGCCGCTGCCCGGTCGCGGCCGCCTGCTCGTAGGCGGCCGTCACGGCGCCCATCGAGCGCTCGGTGCCGTCGACGCCCACCAGGATGCCGCCACCACCCTTGCCGCCGGGACGCACGACCACGACGGGGCTGTGGGCGTGGCGGGCGACCGCGGCGCTGACCGAGCCGAGCAGCAGCGAGCGCAGCGGCCCGCGCCCGCGGGAGCCGAGGACCAGCAGCGAGGCGTGCTGCGAGAGGCGCAGCAGCTCGCCGCGGACGTCGCCGCGAGCCACCGCCGTCTCGACGCTGAGCCCGGGGTGCAGCGAGCGCGCCTTCTCGGCGGCGGCCTCGACGCGGTCGGCGCCGGCCGAGGCGAGCTCGGCGTAGAGCACGGTGTGGTTGATGCCGGTGGTGTCGAGCCACATGCTCGGCACCGGCTCCCAGACCGAGACCACGGCCAGCGGCCGGTGGTGCAGCGCCGCGTGCTCGGCCGCCCAGGCGAGTGCCTCCTCGGCGTGCTCGGAGCCGTCCACGGCCACCACCACGGCGCCGGTGGACGAGAGGTGGTCGGCGACCGTGGGGCCGCTCGCCGGCTCGGCGTCGGGGTTGCCCTGGCTGTCGGAGTTCTCGAGATCGGTGTCCATGCCCTCACCCTGGGCCCGGCGTGCCCCTGCTTCTCAGGGGCGGTGGTCGTGCGGGCTCGGGACCTTGGTCCCGAGCACCCGGGCGCCGGGAGCCGGACCGCACTAGGCTGCCGGGGTGCAGACGGCGACAGGGGTGGCAGCCGTGCTGCTGGTGGCGGTGCTGTCGAGCGCCCTCGTCGTCGTCGGCGTGCTGCTGGTGCGCACCCGCCGCGAGCTCGACGTGTCGCGACGGATGCTCGCCCAGCTCGAGGCCGACCTCGACGCCGCCCTGCGCCCCGCCCCCGCGCTCTCGCCGACCGAGCGCGCGCTGCGGGCCGTGGTCGGGACCGCCTCGCGGGTGCGGCGCCAGGGCGTCGCCGGCGTGCTGGGCTCCTCGCTGGAGGACCTGCAGGCCTGGGCCCTCGAGAAGCGTCCCGACATCCTGCAGGTCGCCGCGGCCGACGGCACCGTCAGCCTGCTCTTCTCCGACATCGAGGGCTCCACGACCCTCAACCACCGGCTGGGCGACCGCACCTGGGTCAAGGTGCTCGAGGCGCACGACCAGGTGGTCCGCACCCATGTCGAGCGGCACCGGGGCCAGGTCGTCAAGAGCGCCGGCGACGGGTTCATGGTCGCCTTCCGCGACCCCTACTCGGCGGTGCGGGCCGCCCGGGGCATCCAGCGGTCCCTGGCCCGCACGCTCGACCCCCGGCTGCGCCTGACCCAGGTCAGGGTGCGCATCGGCGTGCACTGCGGGCCGGTGATCTCGCGCGACGGCGACTACTTCGGGAGCAACGTGGCGCTGGCCGCCCGGGTCGCCGACCTCGCCGACGGCGGGGAGGTGCTGGTGACCGACGCGGTGCGCCTGCAGGTCGAGGGCACCGACGAGCGGCGGATGTGCTTCGAGGAGGCCGGCGAGGTCGAGCTGAAGGGCCTGCCCGGCGAGCACACCCTGTGGAGGTTGGTGGTGGAGACATGAGCACCGGACAGCACGCGCTGGGCGCGGCGGGGGCCGGCCCGTGCCCCTGCGGCACCGGCGCGGCGTACGACGCGTGCTGCGGGCCGCTGCACCGGGGAGCCCGGCGGGCGGAGACGGCGGTCGAGCTGATGCGCAGCCGCTACAGCGCGTTCGCGCTGGGCCACCTCGACCACCTCTTCCGCACCTGGCACCCGCGCACCCGCCCGGCCGGGCTGCTCGAGGACGGGCTCGACCCGGCCCGGGAGTGGACCGGGCTGGAGGTGCTCGACCACGGCGAGGACTGGGTCGAGTTCGCCGCCCACCACCGCGACACCTCCCCGGCCGGGGTCGCGAGCAGCGGCACGATGCGCGAGCGCAGCCGCTTCGAGCGGCGGGCGGGCCACTGGGTCTACGTCGACGGCACTTTCGGCGGCTGACGTCGGGACCAAGGACCCTGTAGGGCCCCGTGGGGCGGCGTGACGATGGACGTCGTCCTGGTCCCCGTCCCGTCGTGAGGTCACCGTGCTGGAGTCAGCAGAGCTGTCGGAGAGCGAGTGCGAGGCCCTGCTGCGCGCAGGGATCGTGGGACGGGTCGCGGTCTCCACACCCGACGGACCGCACATCGTGCCGGTGAACTACGCCGTGGTCGACAGCCGGGTCGTGGTGCGCACGACGCCGTACTCCGTGCTGGGCAGCAACGCGCGCGGGGCCGTGCTCGCCTTCGAGGTCGACGGCTTCGACCACGAGCGGCAGCGGGGCTGGAGCGTGGTGGCGCGCGGGCGCAGCGAGGTGCTGGGCGACGCCGAGGACCTCGAGCAGGTGCGCAAGGTGTGGGAGCCCCGGCCGTGGGCCTCGGGCACGCGCTCGCTCTACGTCGCGATCGCGTGGACCACGATCTCGGGTCGCCGGCTGGGCAGCGGGTGGGACCCGGTGAGCACGTTGCCCACCCGTCGTCTGGTCTGAGTCTCCCCACCCGCGCCCGGGCCTGTGACAATGGCTCCATGCCCGACCCGTCGCCGCGCCACCCCGAGCTGGCCGGCTCCGCGCAGGCGCTGCTCGACGCGGTGGTGGCGGTCTCCTCCGACCTCGACCTGCCCAGCGTGCTGAGCCGCATCG from Nocardioides salarius harbors:
- a CDS encoding sigma 54-interacting transcriptional regulator, producing the protein MTSAETAPATPRPTIATLGELRASGHEHRPLRTELRDNLLAHLREGRDPWPGLHGFEDTVVPQLERALIAGHDVVLLGERGQGKTRLLRTMVGLLDEWTPVIAGSDLGEHPYEPITVASRRRALELGDDLPVEWRAREERYAEKLATPDTSVADLIGDVDPMKVAEGRSLGDPETIHYGLVPRSHRGIVAINELPDLAERIQVAMLNVMEERDIQVRGYVLRLPLDVLVVASANPEDYTNRGRIITPLKDRFGAEIRTHYPTELHDEVAVIRQEAAIDPALVDVPDHLVEILARFTRHLRESSSVDQRSGVSARFAIAGAETIAAAALHRATAQGEEAAVARVVDLETAVDVLGGKIEFESGEEGREAEILTHLLRTAVAETVRVHLRGLDMGVLVDALEAGQMVTTGEQVTARDFLAGLPVLGESELYDDICDRLEATTDGHRAGAIELALEGLFLARRVSKASGRGESVYG
- a CDS encoding universal stress protein; the encoded protein is MDTDLENSDSQGNPDAEPASGPTVADHLSSTGAVVVAVDGSEHAEEALAWAAEHAALHHRPLAVVSVWEPVPSMWLDTTGINHTVLYAELASAGADRVEAAAEKARSLHPGLSVETAVARGDVRGELLRLSQHASLLVLGSRGRGPLRSLLLGSVSAAVARHAHSPVVVVRPGGKGGGGILVGVDGTERSMGAVTAAYEQAAATGQRLTVLHCFWDARVAYAGAMVVDETDDAADVRALVAETTAGLAEKHPDVQVEVRIVRGLADQVLVAESKDRDLVVLGYHRQHALGEALFPSVVTSVLEHAHGAVMVVPARD
- a CDS encoding adenylate/guanylate cyclase domain-containing protein gives rise to the protein MQTATGVAAVLLVAVLSSALVVVGVLLVRTRRELDVSRRMLAQLEADLDAALRPAPALSPTERALRAVVGTASRVRRQGVAGVLGSSLEDLQAWALEKRPDILQVAAADGTVSLLFSDIEGSTTLNHRLGDRTWVKVLEAHDQVVRTHVERHRGQVVKSAGDGFMVAFRDPYSAVRAARGIQRSLARTLDPRLRLTQVRVRIGVHCGPVISRDGDYFGSNVALAARVADLADGGEVLVTDAVRLQVEGTDERRMCFEEAGEVELKGLPGEHTLWRLVVET
- a CDS encoding YchJ family protein — encoded protein: MSTGQHALGAAGAGPCPCGTGAAYDACCGPLHRGARRAETAVELMRSRYSAFALGHLDHLFRTWHPRTRPAGLLEDGLDPAREWTGLEVLDHGEDWVEFAAHHRDTSPAGVASSGTMRERSRFERRAGHWVYVDGTFGG
- a CDS encoding pyridoxamine 5'-phosphate oxidase family protein — encoded protein: MLESAELSESECEALLRAGIVGRVAVSTPDGPHIVPVNYAVVDSRVVVRTTPYSVLGSNARGAVLAFEVDGFDHERQRGWSVVARGRSEVLGDAEDLEQVRKVWEPRPWASGTRSLYVAIAWTTISGRRLGSGWDPVSTLPTRRLV